Sequence from the Nitrospirota bacterium genome:
CACATCTTGTCCAGACTTTCCTGGGTCGGATCTCCCATGGGTCTCCTTAGGCTATAGGCAACAGGCAATGGCCGGTAGGCCGGCAATCTTTTCTCGTGGCCCGGCGCCTTTAGCCCCTCGCCTCGCGCCAGCACGCGAGCGCGTAGTTTACAAGCGGAAGGGCCTCCTTTACAATCCGTCACTTCCGTAGGAAGGCGAGTGGCGATAGGCAAGAGGCGGCGGAGGCGGGCCCATCAAACTCTTCCGCTCGTGCCTGCAAAGGCTGGTTACTGAGATGGCACCGAACGAACAATTGACCGAGCGATTGACCGATCAACTCGGCCGGGCGACCGCCGTCGAGCTGGTCGAGGCCCTGGCGAAGACCGCCGGGCGTTCCGATTCGGTGCAAGCCGCGTTGGTCTTGCTCGATGAACTGGAGGAGGTCTCGCCCAAGGTCGCGCGGTCCGCGATCGAGGCGTTTCCGGAGTTGCTGCGCCGCGGCTGTCTCGATCATGCCGTACCGTGGCTGGATCTCGGGATCGCCATAGCCGGGTCCTCCGGCGCGGCGGCAATGAGGTACTTCAAGGAAAGCCCCCTGCTGCTCCGCGCCGTTGAACCGGACTCGGCGCGCGCGCATGTGCTCGAGGTCGCGTTGGAATCGGCCGAACAGGATCCGAACGTGGCGCTGGAATTCATCAGGGTCGCGCCGGAGCTGACGAGAATATTGCCGGCTGATCAGTTGCGCGCCTGGGGCGAGATCGGCGCCGAGTTGGCCCGCGTGGATTACGTCGTGGGGATCGAGTGTATGCGGCAGAGCCCGCAAGTCGCCCGGGTTCTCAGGCCCGACGATCTCCGGGCGTGGGTCGCTTTCGGGATGAAACTGATCGCGCAGAACAGCCTCGGCAAGACCGACTATCTGGGCACGCTGGAATTCTTCCGGACCAGCCCGACCATCCTCAGCGATCTCGACGATCCTCCCGTCAGGCAGGCCGTGGTCGCGCTCGGTTCGCTGCTCGCCGACCGCTCGCCCGGTGCGGCGATTGCGTTTCTGGCGGAGGCTCCGGTGTTGATGCGGCGTCTTCCCGATCCGGATTGGCGGCTGCGGATCTTGCGGTACGGCGCATTGGTCGGGGAACGAGATGCCGAGGCGGCGCTGGCCTATCTGCGTCGCGCGCCTGAGCTGGCGACCCTGATCGGCGATGTTTCCAACGCCGGGATCAAGTTTGAGAACTGGTTCAAGGCCGGCATGGAGACCTTGGACTACAGTGCGGAAGGAGGGCGGGCCTACTTCGCTCTGGAGACGGTCAAGGCGCTGGCGTCGGCGGAACAGGCGATGAGCGGGGTGCCGCTCCGGTCCGTGGCCCGCTCGCTGAAGTTGTTCGCGAAAGCGCTCTGCGGGACCGACGTGACGATCCGCGCATTGCCGGAATCCGGCGGGACCGACCAGGAGCCGATCCGCGCGACGGTCGAGGCGGATGGGCGCAGCATTGCCTTGCCGGCGATCCAGCGGCGTTGCGCGACGCAAGAGGAGAACATCCGGCTGTATCACGTGATGACGGCGCACGAAGCGGGACATCTGGAGTTCGGGACCTACAATCTGAATATCCGGGCGCTGGCTGATCTGGTCGAGGAAGTCCGCCGACGAGACGGGCGGGACTCGCGAGACGAGCGAGACGTGCCGGAAAAGCCCGTCGCGCCTGTCGCGCCGGCCCCGCAGAACCTAGGGCAATTTTTCGATCTCTATCCGCAGCCCGGCGTCATCCGGGACTTGTGGGTGATTCTGGAGGATGCCCGGGTCGAATATTTGCTACGGCGGGAATATCCGGGACTCAGCCGCGATCTCGCGCGCCTGGCCCGCGAGGCGGCAACGACTCGCTCGCTCCGGCACGGATTGTCGGTCCGCGAGTTGGTCGTCGATGCGCTGCTCTTGCTCACCACCGCCGAGCCCGGCACCGTCAGGATTCCCGATCCGGTGGCGGAGATCGTCGAGCGGGCATGGCGGCTTTGCCAACGCGTGCTCAGGCCGGAAGCGACGGCGGAGGACGTCGTGCGGGCAGCGCACCAAGTGTACGAGCTCTTGGAAGAGATGGTGGGGACATCTTCTCAAGGCGAGGCCGGTGAAGGTTCCGCGCCGCAGCCGGATCAGGGTGCGGGACCGAAGGCGTCCGAGGAGATGACGGGCGCCTATCGGCCGGTGACCAATTGGGCGTATCGAGGCGCCATGAATCCGGATCGGGTGCCGGATCGAAGCGGGGCAGGCGGGGAATCTGCCGACTCCTCGGACGGTTCCGAAGGCGACGCGGAAATGGCAGTGAGCGGAATTACAGGCTCGGCCGGCCCGGCGGACGCGATGGGACAGGGCCGCTCCTCGGAAGCGCCGCGCAGGGAATCCACCGGAGAAGGATTGATGCCCGGTCAGGTCTGGCCGTCAGTGCTGGAGGAGTGGCTGCTGGCCGAGAACGAGCAGAGGGAGCCTACGGGCGTTCATGCGGCCGGCGGTCGCGTGTTCCGGTATCACGAGTGGGATGCCGCGATTCAGGACTACCGGACGAATTGGTGTCAGGTCGTGGAGCGGGAGGCCGCCGACGGTCCCTCCGATTTCATCGAAGAGACTCTGGCCGCCCATCGGGCGGGCGTGACGCTGCTGCGGCGCTATTTCGAAAGCCTACGCCCGCCCGGGTTGCGTCGCGTGCCGGGCTGCGCGGATGGGGACGAGGTGGATCTGGATGCGGCGGTCCGGCGCATGGCCGACGTGGCCGCGGGCGCGGAGCCGTCGGAGCGCGTCTACATGCGGCGCGAAAAGCGGGAGCGGCAGGTCGCCGCCGCGTTCCTGATCGACATGAGCGGGTCGACGAGTCGGCAGCTCGCGGACGGCCGGCGCATCATCGACGTGGAGAAAGAGAGCCTCGTACTCTTGTGCGAAGCGCTGGACGCGGTGGGTGACCAGTATGCCGTGTACGGTTATTCCGGTCGCGGGCGGTTTCAGGTCGAGTTTTTCGTTCTCAAGGAATTCGGCGAGCCGCTCGGCGGACGGGCGGCGCATCGTTTGGGCGGGATCATGCCGCTTCATCAGAATCGAGACGGCGCGGCCATTCGGCATGCCACGCGGAAGCTGCTGGCGCAAGTCGCCAAGACCCGCCTGCTGGTTCTCATCAACGACGGCCGACCGCTGGACGACGGGTACCGGGACGACTACTCGCTGGAGGACACCAAGGCGGCGCTCCGGGAGGCCCGTGTCCGCGGGGTCGAACCGTTTTGTATTACGGTCGATCGAGAAGCCGACGCCTACGTGCGCCGGCTGTACGGCGACGTGCGGTTTCTGGTCATCGACCGTATCGAAACGCTGCCGGAACGGCTGCCGATGATCTATCGGCGCTTGACTGCGTAGCGGGATTAGGCAAGAGGCGAGAGGTGTCGATCCGAAGCGCCTTCTGCATATCCCGTGCTCCTCGCCTCGCACCGCTTGCCGAGCAGTTGAGTTCGGGTCACAAAATGCCAGACCACTCGGAAAAACCCACTGTCCCCGGCTGGCTCTACAAACTGTTTACCGGCCACCAGTACCCCTATGTGCGGCGGCAGGCCAAGTTTGCGAACCGGGACGTCAAGCCCGGCGAGGAACGGCGGGAGCCGACCCGCGAAGAAATCGACGCGAAGTTCTGGGAAATTTATCCTCGGTGCTCGGTGAAAATTCTGCAGGAAGTCAAAACCGGCATGATCGTCAGCTTTGTCGAATTGGGCGAGTACGCACCCGGCGCGTATCAGGAACTGATCGATCACCCGGAAGAGTTTCTGGCCAAGATGTACGGCAAGAAAAAGATCAAGGTGAACTTCTACGACGGAGAAAATTTCGTTTGTACGATCAATTTCAAAGTCGGGGGATGGACGGGGCATGAGGAACATTAAAACGTTAATCGTTAACCGTCAACCGTGAACCGTTCATCGAGGAAAACCGGGTCTCTTGCGTTCACGAATAACGTTTAACGATTAACGGGGAGTGCACATGGCTCGAACGAAAGTGACGGTGGTCGGGGCGGGGAACGTCGGGGGGACGGTCGCCCAGCGGCTGGCGGAGAAGAATTGCTATGACATCGTGCTGGTGGATATCGTCGAAGGCGTTCCCCAAGGCAAGGCGCTGGACATCACGCAGGCCGGCCCGGTCTGCGGTTACAACTCCCGCGTCGTCGGCACCAACGGGTATGACGAAACGGCCGGCTCATCCGTCGCGGTGATCACCTCGGGTGTTCCGCGCAAGCCCGGCATGAGCCGCGACGAACTGCTGGCGACCAACACCAAGATCGTGCAATCGGTCGTGCGCGAGGTTGCGTTCCGGTCCCCCAACGCGATTCTGGTCATGGTCACCAATCCGCTGGATGTGATGGTGCATGTGGCTCGGCGGGTCAGCGGGTTTCCCAAAAGCCGCGTCCTGGGCATGGCCGGGGTGTTAGACTCGGCGCGGTTGCGGTCGTTCATCGCCCAAGAACTGGGCGTCGCCGGGACGGACGTGCAGGCGATGGTCCTGGGCGGGCACGGCGACACGATGGTGCCGTTGCTGCGGTATACGACCGTGGCGGGACGCCCGGTCACTGAACAGTTGCCTAAAGAGCGATGGGAAGCGTTGATTCGACGGACGCGCGACGGCGGCGCGGAGATCGTCAATTTGCTGAAGGCCGGCAGCGCCTATTATGCGCCGTCGGCGTCCGTCGTCGAAATGGTCGAAGCGATTCTCAAGGACCAGAAGCGCATCCTGCCCTGCGCCGTGCTGTGTGAAGGCGAATACGACCTGCAGAACGTGGTGGTCGGGGTGCCGGTCAAGCTCGGACGAAACGGAGCCGAAGCCATCGTCGAATACGAGCTGACCGCCGAAGAACGCGCGGCGCTGCACGCTTCCGCGACCGCCGTGCGTGAACTCTGCGGGGTCGTGGACCGCCTCCTGACCTGAGCATGAGCTCAATGGTCAATAGTCATTCGTCAATGGTCAGTAGTCATTGGTCAACGGATAGGCTTGGCCGGTGCAGTAAGCCCTTTGACGCTTGACTGTTGACCATTGCCTGCTCCTTCCGCCGCTTGACATTCCGGCTCGGCTTGCAGTAGACACTTCGGCTTAGCAGTTAACCGAAGGGTGGGGACGATATGACATTCCTCGAAAATCCTTACCAGACGATGGCCGTAGGATTCGCGCTGACGATCGCGTTGGTCGGGATATGGCTGGCGATGGTCGGCATGCCGGACGGTGGAGCCTGGTTCGAGCAGATCTTCCGCTGGCTTCATTTCCTGGCCGGCATCACCTGGATCGGGCTTCTGTACTTCTTCAACTTCATCAACGCGGGCTTCCTGAAATCGCTGGACGCCGGCCAAAAAGGGGTCGTGATTCCGCGGTTGATGCCGGCCGCGCTGAACTGGTTCCGTCACGGCGCGACCGTGACCGTGCTGGCGGGGCTGGCGTTGATCTTTTACTTGCACCCGTCCCTTGAGGGCACCGGCGACAAGGCGATATGGATCGGCGGTCTCCTGGGATTGATCATGATGATCAACGTCCACGCGATCATCTGGCCGTGCCAGAAGAAGATCATCCAGTGGACCAAGGAGTCCGCGGAGACCGGCAAGCCGACCCCTCCGGAAATGGCGGCGGTTGCCAAGAAGGCGCTCTATGCCTCGCGGATCAATGTGATGCTCTCGATTCCGATGCTGTTCTTCATGGCGGCCGCCAGCCACTTCAAATAGGTCCGTCGCGATCATCCCTGTGAGTGACCGGCGGGCGGGTACGGCCGAATCGCGTCGAGTCCGGTCTCGAAGTCTCATTCGCTGCCTGCGCGGGATCATGCCGCAAACCGTGAGGTGGTTACGGTTCTGATAACGGCCATCCGTAGAACCGCCGCCTGGTGTACGGCCGAAGTGCCCATCCGGACATAGGTCCCTGGCCCTAACTCCTTGAGAATCAGCCCTATTCGCCAGCCCTTGGCTTGACGAGCCGGGTAAGCGGGCCGTATAGTGAGCCTCTCGTTCGACTCTTCCGGAGGAACCTGGTGACGGCTGCGGAACCGAGAGTGCTGCAACAGCTCAACGGGAAGCCGTGGGAGATCGACCCTTATCTGAAAGTCGGAGGGTATGAGGCCTGGCGGAAGTGTGTGACCGAGCTGCAGCCGGACGACATTGTCGGAGAGATCAAGCGGTCCGGGCTTCGCGGCCGAGGCGGGGCCGGTTTCCCGACCGGCACCAAGTGGGACAAGGTTCTTCACCACCGCATCAAGGAACGCTACTTCGTCTGCAATGCCGGCGAGCATGAGCCCGGGACCTTCAAGGACCGGTATCTCCTCCAACACGCTCCCCATCAACTGCTCGAGGGATGTTTGATCGCTTCGTATGCGGTCAACGCCAAGGCTTCGTTCATCTATATCAACCACGAATATCAGGAGGAGCATGAGAACCTGAAAAAGGCCATCGCGCAGGCCAGGGAACGCGGGTTTGTGGGCAAGAACATCTTCGGCAAGGGCGTCGACATCGAGATCGAGCTGTTTGCCGGTCATGGGAGTTACGTTGCGGGAGAAGAAACGGCCATGTTGGAGTCGATGCAGGGCCGGCCGGCGATGCCTCGCCAGAAGCCGCCGTTTTATCCGACCGACTTTGGGCTCTACGGCAAGCCGACGCTGGTGAACAACGTCGAGACGCTCTGCAATATTCCGCGCATCCTCCGAAACGGCGCCGACTGGTTCACCCAGGTGGGTACGGAGAAGTGTCCGGGCACGATGTTGTTCTCGCTCAGCGGGGCTGTCAACCGGCCGGGCGTGTACGAGATGCCGATGGGGACGACGATTCGGCGACTGATCGAGGAGTGCGGAGGCGGGGTGCCGGGCGGGAGAAAGGTGAAAGCCGTGTTTCCAGGCGGCCCGGCGTTTTCGATGGTCATGCCCGACCAACTGGACCTGCCGATGGATTTCGATTCTCTCAAGAAAGCCGGAACCGGACTGGGCTCGGCCGGCGTGATCGTCGTGGACGATACGACCTGCATGGTGGCCCAGACGCTGAAATTTTCCAATTTCTTCAAGACCGAGAGCTGCGGTCAGTGTCCGCCCTGCCGCATGGGCACGATCAATCTCGCGACGCTGGTCGACAAAGTAGAGCGGGGCGAAGGAACTCAGAAAGATCTCGACAGCCTGTTGCAGCTCTGCGGATTCGTGAAAGGGACGGGGTACTGCACCTTGGTGACCGGGGCTGCGGTGCTGGTGCAGAGCAGCTTGCGGCTGTTCCGGCATGAATATGAGGAGCATATCCGGTTGCAGCGGTGTCCCTATCGGCCCGTGGCGGCCGGGATCGGCTCCTGTGCGTGAGGAAGTTCGTCGATGCCGCGTGTGACGTTCCTGCATCCCCAGGGAAAGAGCGGCGACGTGGAACCCAACATGACGCTGCTGGAAGCGGCTCAGACGCTCGGGTTCCCCCTGAATCATGATTGCGGCGGCAACGCCTCCTGCACGACCTGCCGGGTCGAGGTGCAGGAGGGCGGCGAAAATCTCTCCGAGATCGACTTCGACGAGCAGGATCTATTGGATCGGGAGGCGCTGTCGGAGCCGTGGCATCGCCTCGGGTGCCAGGCCCGGGTGCTGGGCGATGTGGTCGTGCGGGTGCCGGAATCGAAATGGGAGTCGCCGTCGTCTCAGCAGCGGGACGCACGGTCGAGCGATCACGAATGCAGCCTTCCATGAAGAAGGTGTGATAGACTACAGGGGATCATAGAGGGAGGAGAACAATGATCACCATTACGCCGGTGGCCGAGCAGAAGATCAAGGAACTGATGGCCGAAGAGAAGGACACGGTCGGTCTGCGGATCTACGTCCGCGGCGGCGGATGTCACGGGTATCAATACGGCATGGCTTTCGAGTCGAAACTGTCCGATGACGACACCGTCATCGAGAAGGGGGGCGTGAAGGTCATTCTGGATTCGCAGAGCGCGCCGCTGCTGAGCGGGGCGGAAGTGGATTACGTCGACAGCCTGCAGGGGTCCGGCTTTGCCATCAAAAATCCGCAGGCCAAGACCACCTGCGGGTGCGGCAGCTCGTTCAGCGCCTGAGGAGAAACGGTCAGCTCTCGGCATTCAGCCGTCAGCCTGAAGTGAAGAGACACTCGAGAGAGGGGCCGGAGTTGCCTTTCCGTAGGAGGTGCAATTCCGGCCCGATTCTTTTTATCTCGTGGCTGATTGCTCACGACTGACGACGAGCAAGCGCTTGGTCATGGATCGAGCCAGCGTCACACGGCGGTATCGGTTTTGCGCGCAGCATCGGCTGCACACCGAGCGCCTGTCCGAAGAAGAGAACTGGGCCGTGTTCGGGAAATGCAATAATCCCAACGGCCACGGGCATAACTACGTCGTGCTGGTCACGGTGACGGGCGAGATCGATCCTCGAACCGGCGCCGTGATCGATCTCCGGGAGTTGGACCGTATGGTGATTGACACGATCGTGAAGCGCTTCGACCACCGGGACCTGAATCAAGACCCGGAATTCACCGGCCGCACGACCACCGGCGAGAATCTCGCCATGCTGATCTGGGACCTGCTGGTCGCACGCGTCCCTCAAGGCCGGCTCGAGAAAGTCGGGGTCATCGAGACCCGCGACAACTACTTCGAGTACACCGGACCGGAAGTGTCCCGGGCAACGGTGACTGGAGTGACTCATGAGTGATCGTCTATCGACGGTGAGACGAGCGGGACGAAGCCGGGCCATTCGCGCCAACGGGCGTCCGGCCGAGATTGAGGAGATCCAGGCCTTGGTGGTGGATCTATTAGCCATGCTCGGCGAGCAGCCGAGGAGAAACGGGCTCCTGAAGACGCCCGAACGGGTGGCGAAGGCCCTGCGGTTCATGACGCAGGGCTATCAGCAGGACATCGAGCGGCTGCTCAACGGCGCGCTGTTCCCGATCGACTATGACGAGATGGTGATCGTGAAGGACATCGACTTCTTCAGCCTCTGCGAGCACCATCTTCTGCCGTTCTTCGGAAAGTGCCACGTCGGGTATATCCCCAATAAGAAAGTGGTCGGCCTGAGCAAGATCCCGCGCGTCGTGGACGCCTTCAGCCGGCGGCTCCAGGTGCAGGAACGGCTGACGGTGCAGATCGCGGAGACCCTGCAGTCGAAGCTGAACGCCCATGGGGTCGGGGTGGTGATCGAAGCCCGCCACCTCTGCATGATGATGCGCGGCGTCGAGAAGCAGAACACCATCGCGGTGACCAGTTCCATGCTGGGGGTCTTCAGGAGCCAGCAGCAGACGCGTGACGAATTCCTCAAGCTCATCCGGCGGGGCAGCGTCGGGGACCCTGACTGAGCCGCGCTGATGTGTCCACGCTGAATCGGCACGCTGCTAATTCAGAATTCAGAATTCAGAATTCAGAATTCAGAATTTCTTCCCCCCAATCCTTTCCGCAAACGCCGTCACCGCTCGATTGAAGATCTCCGGTTGCTCGATGTTGCTCAGGTGGCCGGCGCCGGGAATGATCTCCAGCCGAGCGCCGGCGATTCCATCGGCGATGCGTTTGTTCTCCTCCGGCGTGGTCAGCATATCCTGATCGCCGACCAATACCAGTGCAGGACAGATGATGGTGCTCAGAAGCGGCGTGGAGTCCGGCCGTTCCGCGATCGCCATGAGGTCACCGACGATTCCGCTGATCTGCGTGCTCATGATGATGGCCCGCACCCGCTCGGCCAAGGCGGGGTTCTTCTGCACGGTGGACGGGCAGAGGAGTTTGGGAACCATCTCGTCGGCGACCGCCTTCGGTCCTTCCTTGTAGACCTTCTGCGCCAGATTGAACCGCCAGGTCACTTGGGTCGGCTGGTCGGCTTCGGCCCTCGTGTCCGCAAAGATCAACCCTTGAATCCGGTCCGGATGGCGGCGGTACATGGCGAACAGGATGTACCCTCCCATCGACAACCCGACCATGACCGCCTGCCGGATGGAGAGTTGGTCCAAGAGCGCGGTGACATCGTCCGCGAACTGGTCCAGTGTGTACCGCCACAGCGGCGCGTCCGATTCACCATGTCCGCGCAGGTCCACGGTGATGACTCGAAACCGCTTCGACAGGGCGCTCGCTTGAGTCGCCCACATGGTCCGGTTCAAGGGGAACGCATGGAGAAACACAATGGGTGTCCCCGTGCCTCGGTCGTCGCAGGCGAGATGGACGCCGTTGACCTCGACAATCATTGGTCTGCTCTTTCGTTGATCGTGAACGGTCGCTCTTGAGCAGTGTTTCCCCTATCAAGAGATCGCAGGCTCGTCAAGAGGCTAAGACCGAAACAGGCGCTCCCGAGTCTGTCAACGCCATTTACGGGTGTTCTTCCGGAGGTATACAATTTGATCGCTCATCGTGTGAACCTATGGCCAATCCACGGCATCAGGAAGGCGATCTCTTTTCCGGTTCGGCTGAGCGGGATGTCGTGCCGGCGCCCCTCGCCGAGCGGATGCGCCCGCAGGACTTCTCGGACTTCGTCGGTCAGGAGGAGATCGTCGCGCCGGATCGACCGTTGCGGCGCGCGATCGAGGCGGATCAGCTCTCGTCCGTCATTTTCTGGGGGCCTCCGGGGTCCGGGAAAACCACGCTCGCGCATCTCATTGCTCGCCACACGAAGGCGGAATTCGTTCCGTTTTCCGCGGTCACCAGCGGGATTCCGGAACTGCGGGAAATCATCCGGGCCGCGGAACAGCGACGCACGCTCCACGGCCGGCGCACGATTCTGTTCGTCGACGAAATCCATCGATTCAACAAGGCCCAGCAGGATGCCTTTCTCCCGCACGTGGAGCGCGGGACGATCATTCTGGTCGGTGCCACCACGGAGAACCCGTCGTTCGAAGTGATCGCGCCCCTCCTCTCGCGCTCCCTGGTCGTCGTCCTCAAATCCCTGTCGGATGACGCAATGGCCCGCATCCTGGAACGGGCCCTGGCCGATGAGGAACAAGGCCTCGGAAAGCTCAAGATCGACATGACGCCGGAAGCCAAGCGGCGGTTGATTGGATTCGGGAACGGCGATGCCCGGTCCTTGCTCACGGCGTTGGAATTCGTGGCGACCCAGACGCCGCCAGGTCCTGGCGGACGCCGGCTGCTCGACGAGCAAGGGTTGGAGTCGGCGCTGCTCAAGAAATCGCTCCGCTACGATAAGGCCGGGGAAGAACACTACAATCTCATCTCGGCCTTTATCAAAAGCTTGCGGGATTCGGACCCGGACGGAGCCCTCTATTGGTTGGCGCGAATGCTCGAGGGGGGCGAAGACCCCAAGTTTATCGCCCGGCGCATGGTCATTTTCGCGTCGGAAGATGTCGGCAACGCCAACCCTCTCGCCCTGGTCGTCGCCACGGCGGTCTTCCAGGCGGTGGAGTGCGTCGGCTTGCCGGAAGCTCAGATCAATCTGGCCCAGGGGGCCACGTATTTGGCTTCCTGTTCGAAGGACAACGCCTCGTACGTCGGCCTGGTTGAAGCCCTTCGGGACGCGCGGGAATTCGGCAATTTAGGCGTCCCCCTCCACTTGCGGAACGCGGTGACCTCGCTGATGCGGGATCTCGGGTA
This genomic interval carries:
- a CDS encoding VWA domain-containing protein, which encodes MAPNEQLTERLTDQLGRATAVELVEALAKTAGRSDSVQAALVLLDELEEVSPKVARSAIEAFPELLRRGCLDHAVPWLDLGIAIAGSSGAAAMRYFKESPLLLRAVEPDSARAHVLEVALESAEQDPNVALEFIRVAPELTRILPADQLRAWGEIGAELARVDYVVGIECMRQSPQVARVLRPDDLRAWVAFGMKLIAQNSLGKTDYLGTLEFFRTSPTILSDLDDPPVRQAVVALGSLLADRSPGAAIAFLAEAPVLMRRLPDPDWRLRILRYGALVGERDAEAALAYLRRAPELATLIGDVSNAGIKFENWFKAGMETLDYSAEGGRAYFALETVKALASAEQAMSGVPLRSVARSLKLFAKALCGTDVTIRALPESGGTDQEPIRATVEADGRSIALPAIQRRCATQEENIRLYHVMTAHEAGHLEFGTYNLNIRALADLVEEVRRRDGRDSRDERDVPEKPVAPVAPAPQNLGQFFDLYPQPGVIRDLWVILEDARVEYLLRREYPGLSRDLARLAREAATTRSLRHGLSVRELVVDALLLLTTAEPGTVRIPDPVAEIVERAWRLCQRVLRPEATAEDVVRAAHQVYELLEEMVGTSSQGEAGEGSAPQPDQGAGPKASEEMTGAYRPVTNWAYRGAMNPDRVPDRSGAGGESADSSDGSEGDAEMAVSGITGSAGPADAMGQGRSSEAPRRESTGEGLMPGQVWPSVLEEWLLAENEQREPTGVHAAGGRVFRYHEWDAAIQDYRTNWCQVVEREAADGPSDFIEETLAAHRAGVTLLRRYFESLRPPGLRRVPGCADGDEVDLDAAVRRMADVAAGAEPSERVYMRREKRERQVAAAFLIDMSGSTSRQLADGRRIIDVEKESLVLLCEALDAVGDQYAVYGYSGRGRFQVEFFVLKEFGEPLGGRAAHRLGGIMPLHQNRDGAAIRHATRKLLAQVAKTRLLVLINDGRPLDDGYRDDYSLEDTKAALREARVRGVEPFCITVDREADAYVRRLYGDVRFLVIDRIETLPERLPMIYRRLTA
- the mdh gene encoding malate dehydrogenase encodes the protein MARTKVTVVGAGNVGGTVAQRLAEKNCYDIVLVDIVEGVPQGKALDITQAGPVCGYNSRVVGTNGYDETAGSSVAVITSGVPRKPGMSRDELLATNTKIVQSVVREVAFRSPNAILVMVTNPLDVMVHVARRVSGFPKSRVLGMAGVLDSARLRSFIAQELGVAGTDVQAMVLGGHGDTMVPLLRYTTVAGRPVTEQLPKERWEALIRRTRDGGAEIVNLLKAGSAYYAPSASVVEMVEAILKDQKRILPCAVLCEGEYDLQNVVVGVPVKLGRNGAEAIVEYELTAEERAALHASATAVRELCGVVDRLLT
- a CDS encoding urate hydroxylase PuuD — protein: MTFLENPYQTMAVGFALTIALVGIWLAMVGMPDGGAWFEQIFRWLHFLAGITWIGLLYFFNFINAGFLKSLDAGQKGVVIPRLMPAALNWFRHGATVTVLAGLALIFYLHPSLEGTGDKAIWIGGLLGLIMMINVHAIIWPCQKKIIQWTKESAETGKPTPPEMAAVAKKALYASRINVMLSIPMLFFMAAASHFK
- the nuoF gene encoding NADH-quinone oxidoreductase subunit NuoF; amino-acid sequence: MTAAEPRVLQQLNGKPWEIDPYLKVGGYEAWRKCVTELQPDDIVGEIKRSGLRGRGGAGFPTGTKWDKVLHHRIKERYFVCNAGEHEPGTFKDRYLLQHAPHQLLEGCLIASYAVNAKASFIYINHEYQEEHENLKKAIAQARERGFVGKNIFGKGVDIEIELFAGHGSYVAGEETAMLESMQGRPAMPRQKPPFYPTDFGLYGKPTLVNNVETLCNIPRILRNGADWFTQVGTEKCPGTMLFSLSGAVNRPGVYEMPMGTTIRRLIEECGGGVPGGRKVKAVFPGGPAFSMVMPDQLDLPMDFDSLKKAGTGLGSAGVIVVDDTTCMVAQTLKFSNFFKTESCGQCPPCRMGTINLATLVDKVERGEGTQKDLDSLLQLCGFVKGTGYCTLVTGAAVLVQSSLRLFRHEYEEHIRLQRCPYRPVAAGIGSCA
- a CDS encoding 2Fe-2S iron-sulfur cluster-binding protein, producing MPRVTFLHPQGKSGDVEPNMTLLEAAQTLGFPLNHDCGGNASCTTCRVEVQEGGENLSEIDFDEQDLLDREALSEPWHRLGCQARVLGDVVVRVPESKWESPSSQQRDARSSDHECSLP
- the erpA gene encoding iron-sulfur cluster insertion protein ErpA, with product MITITPVAEQKIKELMAEEKDTVGLRIYVRGGGCHGYQYGMAFESKLSDDDTVIEKGGVKVILDSQSAPLLSGAEVDYVDSLQGSGFAIKNPQAKTTCGCGSSFSA
- a CDS encoding 6-carboxytetrahydropterin synthase; its protein translation is MDRASVTRRYRFCAQHRLHTERLSEEENWAVFGKCNNPNGHGHNYVVLVTVTGEIDPRTGAVIDLRELDRMVIDTIVKRFDHRDLNQDPEFTGRTTTGENLAMLIWDLLVARVPQGRLEKVGVIETRDNYFEYTGPEVSRATVTGVTHE
- the folE gene encoding GTP cyclohydrolase I FolE yields the protein MSDRLSTVRRAGRSRAIRANGRPAEIEEIQALVVDLLAMLGEQPRRNGLLKTPERVAKALRFMTQGYQQDIERLLNGALFPIDYDEMVIVKDIDFFSLCEHHLLPFFGKCHVGYIPNKKVVGLSKIPRVVDAFSRRLQVQERLTVQIAETLQSKLNAHGVGVVIEARHLCMMMRGVEKQNTIAVTSSMLGVFRSQQQTRDEFLKLIRRGSVGDPD
- a CDS encoding alpha/beta fold hydrolase, whose translation is MIVEVNGVHLACDDRGTGTPIVFLHAFPLNRTMWATQASALSKRFRVITVDLRGHGESDAPLWRYTLDQFADDVTALLDQLSIRQAVMVGLSMGGYILFAMYRRHPDRIQGLIFADTRAEADQPTQVTWRFNLAQKVYKEGPKAVADEMVPKLLCPSTVQKNPALAERVRAIIMSTQISGIVGDLMAIAERPDSTPLLSTIICPALVLVGDQDMLTTPEENKRIADGIAGARLEIIPGAGHLSNIEQPEIFNRAVTAFAERIGGKKF
- a CDS encoding replication-associated recombination protein A, whose amino-acid sequence is MANPRHQEGDLFSGSAERDVVPAPLAERMRPQDFSDFVGQEEIVAPDRPLRRAIEADQLSSVIFWGPPGSGKTTLAHLIARHTKAEFVPFSAVTSGIPELREIIRAAEQRRTLHGRRTILFVDEIHRFNKAQQDAFLPHVERGTIILVGATTENPSFEVIAPLLSRSLVVVLKSLSDDAMARILERALADEEQGLGKLKIDMTPEAKRRLIGFGNGDARSLLTALEFVATQTPPGPGGRRLLDEQGLESALLKKSLRYDKAGEEHYNLISAFIKSLRDSDPDGALYWLARMLEGGEDPKFIARRMVIFASEDVGNANPLALVVATAVFQAVECVGLPEAQINLAQGATYLASCSKDNASYVGLVEALRDAREFGNLGVPLHLRNAVTSLMRDLGYGQGYRYVHSDPAAKGEQAHLPERLRGRQYYRPKPP